The following nucleotide sequence is from Gymnodinialimonas phycosphaerae.
TATGGTCACTGAGAGGGGATTTCGCCGTCAGCGCAACAAGCGCCGCGCTAGATGCTGCCGTCGCCCGATTGGGCCACGATGCGCTTGTCGCGCGGGGCGCGCTTCACCGCGTCCGCCTCGTCAAACTGCAAGACGGCCTTGCTGTCCCGCGCGGCTTGCACGGCGGGCAGCAGAAGGCCACCGCCCTGAACGCCATCAAGGTCCGTGTCGGTCAGGTCGTTGGTTTCGGGTTTATCGGTCATGGCATCGATCCTTTAAATAAAGCCCAACCGCGCCACCCGAAAATCGAATGGCGCGCGTGGTGTGATCGCCTGCGATCAATTCTCCATCGTGATCTTGAGATAACCGTCGCCATCGCGCTGTTGCTTCAGGCCTTTGCCGTCGGCGCCTTTCAAGTGGGCTTCGCCCGAGTCCTTGCGAACGGTCCATTCGATTTTCTCATAGCCGCCCTGAACGTCGTCCAGATCTGCGTCGGTGAGAGTTTCGGTTTTCGCTTTGTCAGTCATTTAAAAGTCCTTCAGTCTTCAATTTCGATGAACATACAAAGCTACAATACTCCATTTCGCGCAACGAAGGGAGTCCGGTCTTGACAATGAAACGAATCTGATACTCAGGGACGCAATCCGCGCCTGGCGGCGTGCTTGTGGCCATTGTCCGCCGCTCTCTTCTCTTGATCCCGGGTGTCGTCTGGCATCCGGCACTGGCGTGGGGCTTACGGGGTTTGCAAAGCGCACAAGATTTGGTCATCTTGTGCGATATGGAAATCCTGAGTGTCAGTCACAGCGGCTTTTTGGTTGCGATGTCCTGTGTCGTGGCGCTTGTGGCGGGATTCACAGGCCTGTCGCTGACGCGCGACCTCTCGAAAAAGCCGCTGTTCCAGAAGAAGGCGTCGATCGCGCTGGCGGCGGTGGCCCTTGGGGGCGGCATCTGGGCGATGCATTTCGTCGCCATGTTGGGGCTGAAGATGCCAATCCCATTCTATTATGACGCGGCGATCACGCTGGTCTCGGCGCTTTGTGCGATCTTGCTGGTGGGGGCGGCCCTGATCTTGCTGCATTTTACCGAGCGCACGCCTGTGATGATTGCGGCAGCGGGGGCGATCGTTGGGGTGGGCGTCCTGGTGATGCACTACATCGGGATGGCGGGATTGGAGATGTGCCGCGCCACCTACACGGTGCCGGGGGTCGTCTTCTCGTCGGTCGTGGCGATCGGGCTGTGCATGCTGGCGTTCTGGATCGCCTACGGACAGCGGACCAAACGCAATATCGTGCTGGGGACGATCTGCTTTGCGATTGCGGTGTGCTCGGTGCATTTTCTGGCGGTGTCGGGCACCCGTTTCGTTGCAGAGCCAAGCGTGGCCGAGTTCGGCCCCGCCATGAGCAATGAGACGCTGGCGCTTGGGGTGATCTTCTTCAGCTTTGTGATCTTCGGGGCCTGCCTTTGGGTCAGCGTAACGTATCTGGTCCCCGCTGAGGCCGCGTCCCGCGCGCCCGAAAACCAGCCCACAGCCGCCGCGGTGCCCAATGCGCGCGGCCATGGCCTTCAAATCCCTTGCGAGCGGGATGGCGCCAAGGTTTTCATCCGCTCCGACGATGTTCTCTTCGTGCGGGCCGATGGCCATTACACACAGATCTACACCGGGTCCGAGCGGTTGTTTTGCGCGTGGCCCGTGACCGAGGCGTGCAAGCGCCTTCTGCCTGTCGGGTTCTTGCAGACGCACCGCAGCTATCTGGTCAATCCGGCCCGCGTCTCGCGGTTCGAGAGGACCAAGGACAAGGGGCGGTGCATCTTCGAGGGCGACGGCATGCCGCCCGCCCCGGTCAGCCGCTCCAAGCTGAAGCTGATCCAAGATGCGCTGACACTACAGGCCGGCGCAATTGGTGCGTGAGCGGGCGCATTTCGTGCAAAAGAGCAGTATTTCATTGATTTTCTA
It contains:
- a CDS encoding MHYT domain-containing protein is translated as MEILSVSHSGFLVAMSCVVALVAGFTGLSLTRDLSKKPLFQKKASIALAAVALGGGIWAMHFVAMLGLKMPIPFYYDAAITLVSALCAILLVGAALILLHFTERTPVMIAAAGAIVGVGVLVMHYIGMAGLEMCRATYTVPGVVFSSVVAIGLCMLAFWIAYGQRTKRNIVLGTICFAIAVCSVHFLAVSGTRFVAEPSVAEFGPAMSNETLALGVIFFSFVIFGACLWVSVTYLVPAEAASRAPENQPTAAAVPNARGHGLQIPCERDGAKVFIRSDDVLFVRADGHYTQIYTGSERLFCAWPVTEACKRLLPVGFLQTHRSYLVNPARVSRFERTKDKGRCIFEGDGMPPAPVSRSKLKLIQDALTLQAGAIGA